Proteins co-encoded in one Candidatus Ryanbacteria bacterium CG10_big_fil_rev_8_21_14_0_10_43_42 genomic window:
- a CDS encoding preprotein translocase subunit SecY codes for MVEKIKHIFRDPELRGRILFVLGVLTVFRITAAIPIPGVNIAQLRSFLDGNQLLGLLNIFSGGALDNLSIAMLGLGPYITGSIIMQLMTIVFPKLKEMYQEDGEAGRQKFNQYSRLLTVPLAFVQGYGLLTLLGRQGILADITFLGTVTNVIIITGGALFLMWLGELISEYGIGNGVSLMIFAGIVAGVPTSLQQTFFVFDRSQIPIFIIFIILALAVIAAIVFITEGERPIPVSYAKRVRGMKMYGGFSTYLPLRVNQAGVIPIIFALSIILFPQMFAGFLTVSSNTVLQSIGNFFLNFSNNLLAFGSFYFILVFFFTYFYTAVTFDPDNIAENLQKSGGFVPGIRPGRPTADYLSHIINRITLAGALFLGVIAVLPFVVQAATGIVTLTLGGTALLIVVSVVLEFIKQIEGKLVMREYE; via the coding sequence ATGGTGGAAAAAATAAAACATATTTTCCGAGATCCTGAATTGCGTGGACGCATTCTTTTTGTGCTGGGCGTGCTTACGGTATTTCGTATTACGGCCGCTATTCCTATTCCCGGTGTAAATATCGCACAACTTCGGTCATTTCTTGATGGTAATCAATTACTGGGGCTTCTTAATATTTTTTCAGGAGGTGCTTTAGATAATCTTTCCATTGCCATGTTGGGTCTGGGCCCCTACATCACGGGGTCTATTATTATGCAGCTTATGACGATCGTATTTCCCAAGCTAAAAGAAATGTATCAGGAAGACGGTGAAGCGGGACGTCAAAAGTTTAATCAATATTCTCGTCTTCTTACGGTTCCTCTTGCTTTTGTTCAGGGATACGGATTACTCACTTTATTGGGGCGCCAAGGTATTTTGGCAGATATAACGTTTTTGGGTACTGTGACGAACGTTATTATTATAACGGGAGGAGCTCTATTTCTTATGTGGTTAGGAGAACTTATATCGGAATATGGCATTGGTAACGGTGTTTCTCTTATGATATTTGCCGGTATAGTGGCGGGTGTTCCTACCAGTTTACAGCAAACATTTTTTGTATTTGACCGTTCTCAAATTCCCATCTTTATTATTTTTATCATTCTTGCGCTTGCGGTTATTGCCGCTATCGTATTTATAACGGAAGGAGAGCGTCCTATTCCCGTTTCATATGCAAAACGGGTGCGCGGTATGAAGATGTACGGCGGATTTTCTACATATTTGCCGCTTCGAGTAAACCAGGCTGGTGTTATTCCTATTATTTTTGCTCTTTCCATTATATTGTTTCCACAGATGTTTGCCGGATTTCTTACAGTATCTTCCAATACGGTACTGCAGTCAATTGGAAACTTTTTCCTTAATTTTTCAAACAATCTCCTTGCATTTGGATCATTTTACTTTATTTTAGTATTCTTTTTCACCTACTTTTATACGGCGGTGACATTCGATCCGGACAATATAGCCGAGAATCTTCAAAAGAGCGGCGGATTTGTTCCCGGTATTCGTCCCGGACGCCCTACGGCGGATTATTTAAGTCATATCATCAACCGTATAACGCTTGCCGGAGCACTCTTTCTTGGTGTTATTGCTGTCCTTCCTTTTGTGGTACAGGCGGCAACAGGAATTGTTACGCTTACACTTGGTGGTACCGCTCTTCTTATCGTGGTATCGGTTGTTTTGGAATTTATAAAACAAATTGAAGGCAAGCTTGTTATGCGCGAGTATGAATAA
- the map gene encoding type I methionyl aminopeptidase, translated as MSLIKTPEEIKVLREGGHKLASVLSRIADAVRPGISTADLDTLAEDLIRKEGGESAFKGYKAFGAKTAYPGTVCTSINEEVVHGIPSKTRILAEGDIIGLDIGMKYGGLYTDTAVTVPVGTIDSAARELIFVTNSALTEGIRAICAGAHVGDIGNAIETYVRSKGMYGIVKDLVGHGVGHAVHEDPPIPNYRTKGRGPSLVPGMVLALEPMLTLGAAGVMIAKDHWTWSTRDGSLSAHFEHTILVTKEGAEILTKE; from the coding sequence ATGTCCCTTATAAAAACGCCGGAAGAAATAAAAGTATTAAGGGAGGGCGGGCATAAGCTTGCTTCTGTTTTATCGCGCATTGCGGACGCCGTACGACCCGGTATTTCCACAGCGGATCTTGATACATTAGCAGAGGATCTTATACGTAAAGAAGGAGGAGAGTCGGCGTTTAAGGGATATAAGGCATTTGGTGCCAAGACAGCATATCCGGGAACGGTTTGTACGTCCATAAATGAGGAAGTTGTTCATGGTATTCCTTCAAAAACACGTATCCTCGCCGAGGGAGATATTATCGGGCTTGATATCGGTATGAAATATGGTGGTTTGTATACCGACACGGCCGTTACAGTTCCGGTGGGGACTATCGACAGTGCGGCAAGAGAGCTTATTTTTGTTACGAACAGCGCGTTAACAGAGGGTATTCGGGCTATTTGTGCCGGGGCACATGTGGGAGATATCGGAAATGCTATCGAAACATACGTACGCAGTAAAGGAATGTACGGTATTGTAAAGGATCTCGTGGGGCATGGCGTAGGACATGCTGTACATGAGGATCCGCCTATTCCCAATTATAGAACGAAAGGGCGCGGGCCCAGTCTTGTTCCCGGAATGGTGCTTGCATTAGAACCTATGCTCACGCTTGGCGCGGCGGGCGTTATGATAGCAAAAGATCATTGGACATGGTCTACACGCGACGGATCGCTTTCGGCGCATTTCGAACATACGATTTTAGTGACGAAGGAAGGGGCAGAGATATTGACAAAAGAGTAA
- a CDS encoding MBL fold hydrolase, with protein MTQVTFYGGAQAVTGANHLLETEKTRILVDCGLSQCPRFCEAKNREDFAYDPSSIDALFVTHGHIDHIGRIPKLVRDGFRGVIYSTHPTKDFGALMLEDSLGILEKEARSDDEKVFYSREDIDKALSLWKGCDYGEEITVGDITATVHDAGHILGSAAYIFAFPTEIGTKKIAFTGDLGNSPAPLITPTKLITDVDYLVIESVYGDRVHETTGERKTKLERVIEDTFSAGGTLMIPAFSLERTQELLYEINELVEHKRIPRVPIFIDSPLAIKATRIYAAYTTYFSKEAQKLIKEGDDLFKFPGLKLTEETEESKAIANVPPPKIIIAGSGMMHGGRIAHHAKRYLPDPKSTLLFIGYQAAGSMGRRIYDGAKDIMIHGETVPIRAHIKAIGGYSAHADSDALFEYVEHTASTLKTVFVVQGEPKSALFLAQRIKDNLGIDAKAPKQEDTFNL; from the coding sequence ATGACACAGGTAACATTTTATGGGGGTGCACAGGCGGTAACGGGGGCTAATCATTTATTAGAAACTGAAAAAACACGTATATTGGTAGATTGCGGACTTTCGCAATGTCCGCGTTTTTGCGAGGCGAAGAACAGAGAAGACTTTGCATATGATCCGTCTTCCATCGATGCGTTATTTGTAACACACGGACACATAGACCATATCGGCCGCATTCCAAAGTTAGTGCGGGATGGCTTTCGGGGTGTAATCTACTCAACACATCCCACTAAAGATTTCGGGGCGCTTATGCTAGAGGATAGTCTGGGTATTTTGGAAAAAGAAGCACGGAGTGATGATGAAAAAGTATTTTATTCAAGGGAGGATATTGATAAAGCGCTTTCTTTATGGAAGGGATGCGATTACGGTGAAGAAATTACCGTAGGTGATATTACAGCTACAGTACATGATGCGGGGCATATTTTGGGATCGGCCGCTTATATATTTGCTTTTCCTACCGAAATCGGAACCAAAAAAATTGCTTTCACTGGGGATTTGGGTAATTCACCGGCTCCCCTTATTACTCCCACGAAACTTATAACGGACGTGGATTACCTTGTTATCGAATCGGTATACGGTGATCGTGTTCATGAGACGACTGGCGAGAGGAAAACAAAACTAGAACGAGTTATTGAAGATACATTTTCTGCCGGGGGGACGCTCATGATTCCGGCATTCAGTCTGGAGCGCACGCAAGAGCTTCTCTATGAAATTAATGAACTTGTCGAACATAAGCGTATTCCGCGTGTGCCGATTTTTATCGATTCACCGCTAGCCATTAAGGCAACCCGTATTTATGCCGCGTACACTACGTATTTCAGTAAGGAAGCGCAAAAACTTATTAAAGAAGGAGACGATTTATTTAAATTTCCCGGACTTAAGCTTACGGAGGAAACAGAAGAATCAAAAGCTATTGCAAATGTTCCACCGCCTAAAATTATCATTGCCGGCTCTGGTATGATGCATGGTGGACGTATTGCTCATCATGCGAAACGATATCTACCTGATCCGAAAAGCACGCTCCTTTTTATAGGATATCAAGCGGCCGGTTCTATGGGGCGCCGTATTTATGACGGAGCAAAGGATATTATGATTCATGGAGAGACGGTGCCGATACGTGCTCATATAAAAGCCATTGGTGGATATTCGGCGCATGCCGATAGCGATGCGTTATTCGAATATGTTGAGCATACGGCAAGTACCTTAAAAACCGTATTTGTGGTTCAAGGGGAACCAAAGTCGGCATTATTCCTCGCTCAACGTATAAAGGATAATTTAGGTATAGATGCTAAAGCACCTAAACAAGAAGATACATTTAATTTATAA
- a CDS encoding nucleoside-diphosphate kinase, with the protein MEKTEQIHLERTLVIIKPDGVQRGIVGSIIQRFENAGLKIIGMKMRWADKTQAMEHYTEDLAKRRGQHVRDIMVEFMKSGPVVAFVVEGVDAIENVRKIIGSTEPKSAQPGTIRGDYSHVAFKYADAKGKAVMNLIHASSDAADAEREVFVWFNEDELFDYKTVHEVHTL; encoded by the coding sequence ATGGAAAAAACCGAACAAATACATCTTGAGCGCACGCTCGTTATTATAAAACCGGATGGTGTTCAGCGTGGGATTGTAGGCTCTATTATCCAGCGCTTTGAAAATGCAGGATTAAAGATTATCGGTATGAAAATGCGGTGGGCGGACAAAACGCAGGCAATGGAACATTATACGGAAGATCTTGCTAAAAGACGGGGACAGCATGTACGTGATATTATGGTGGAATTTATGAAAAGCGGTCCGGTAGTGGCATTTGTTGTGGAAGGTGTTGATGCTATTGAAAACGTGCGAAAAATAATAGGTTCTACCGAACCGAAATCAGCACAACCCGGTACCATTCGCGGCGATTATTCGCATGTAGCATTTAAATATGCCGATGCAAAAGGAAAGGCGGTAATGAATCTTATCCATGCTTCTTCTGATGCGGCGGATGCCGAACGGGAGGTGTTTGTGTGGTTTAACGAAGATGAACTGTTTGATTATAAAACCGTTCATGAAGTCCATACTTTGTAG
- a CDS encoding translation initiation factor IF-3 gives MFRISAKRRNVYNSYRFKPIQNPRINNQIRVPEVRVVGKDGDNLGVMETAKALMQAQSDGLDLIEVAAKAKPPVVRIMDYGKYQYQKEKEARDSAKKQKSTEVKGIRIGFNASRHDMELKAKKVEEFLAEGDKVKVDFILKGRAKYLDRNFIRERFNTFLSFIATPYKTEGEPKRAPRGLSLIVEPDKKA, from the coding sequence TTGTTTCGTATTTCAGCGAAACGCCGTAATGTTTACAATAGTTATAGATTCAAACCTATCCAAAATCCTCGCATCAACAATCAAATACGCGTACCGGAAGTTCGTGTTGTGGGAAAAGATGGCGATAACCTTGGCGTTATGGAAACGGCAAAGGCGCTTATGCAAGCCCAGAGCGACGGACTCGATCTTATCGAGGTAGCCGCCAAGGCAAAACCGCCTGTTGTTCGTATTATGGATTATGGAAAGTACCAGTATCAGAAAGAAAAGGAGGCGCGCGATTCAGCGAAAAAACAAAAAAGCACCGAGGTAAAAGGCATACGCATCGGATTTAACGCATCCCGTCACGATATGGAGCTGAAAGCGAAAAAAGTAGAGGAATTTCTTGCCGAAGGAGATAAGGTAAAAGTGGACTTCATCCTTAAGGGACGCGCAAAATACTTGGACAGAAACTTTATTCGAGAGCGATTTAACACCTTTTTAAGCTTTATAGCAACACCTTACAAAACCGAAGGCGAACCGAAACGGGCGCCGCGAGGACTATCTCTTATCGTTGAGCCCGATAAAAAAGCATAA
- the rplO gene encoding 50S ribosomal protein L15: protein MQLHILQPDTESKTAKRVGRGGKRGTYSGRGIKGQKARAGRRVRPQLRDIIKKIPKKRGYKFPAFRIKPTDVNVGVLELVVSAGDVVTPVFLIEKGLIQKLGGKIPFVKILGYGELTKKITVEGCEASKGAVEKIEKAGGTILPANT, encoded by the coding sequence ATGCAGTTACATATATTACAACCGGATACTGAATCCAAGACAGCGAAACGCGTAGGACGCGGCGGAAAGCGCGGTACGTATTCAGGGCGCGGCATTAAGGGGCAGAAGGCACGTGCGGGAAGGCGTGTGCGTCCGCAATTGCGTGATATTATAAAAAAAATTCCGAAAAAACGTGGTTATAAGTTTCCCGCATTTCGCATTAAGCCTACAGATGTTAATGTGGGAGTGTTAGAGTTAGTTGTTTCGGCGGGAGATGTAGTAACACCAGTCTTTCTTATCGAAAAGGGACTTATTCAAAAATTGGGTGGCAAAATTCCTTTTGTAAAAATTTTAGGATACGGCGAGTTGACGAAAAAAATCACCGTTGAGGGATGTGAGGCATCAAAAGGAGCGGTGGAAAAGATTGAAAAAGCGGGAGGAACCATTTTGCCTGCCAATACGTAA
- a CDS encoding cytochrome B, translating into MSRLRWIHTLYHWTLSWAGHSYAAWALFGIAFIESSFFLIPPDVLLIPMVLARPTEWLRYAVITTIGSVLGGIAGYYIGLGLWESIGVAIVEFYHLGDVMHAIELQYQMHAFFTIFTAGFTPIPYKVITIASGLFHVPIITLISASFIGRGLRFLLVAGLIGIWGERMKVAIERHFDILSIMFVMLLVGGFFVITWVF; encoded by the coding sequence ATGTCTCGACTAAGATGGATTCATACATTATATCACTGGACACTTTCCTGGGCGGGACATTCATATGCGGCGTGGGCGCTTTTTGGCATTGCATTTATAGAAAGTTCTTTTTTTCTTATACCGCCGGACGTTCTCTTAATTCCAATGGTACTTGCGCGTCCGACGGAATGGCTTAGATATGCTGTCATCACAACAATAGGTTCGGTATTAGGAGGGATAGCGGGATACTACATAGGTCTGGGATTATGGGAATCCATCGGTGTTGCTATTGTGGAATTTTATCATTTGGGAGATGTTATGCATGCAATAGAGCTTCAGTATCAGATGCATGCGTTTTTTACGATATTTACAGCAGGATTCACACCCATTCCCTATAAGGTAATTACAATTGCGTCCGGTCTTTTCCACGTGCCGATTATCACCCTTATTTCAGCCTCATTTATAGGACGAGGACTGCGCTTTCTTTTGGTGGCGGGTCTTATCGGTATTTGGGGAGAACGCATGAAAGTAGCAATAGAACGGCATTTCGATATTCTTTCTATTATGTTTGTCATGCTTCTTGTAGGAGGGTTTTTTGTAATAACATGGGTATTTTAA
- the tpiA gene encoding triose-phosphate isomerase gives MGILTMKKYIIANWKEHPATLVEAKKMIRELESALSAYKNVVPVVCVPSLYLTETRAALKKAECGVQDIFWRESGSYTGMIGAGMAKSAGAAYAIIGHSERREYAGETNDMTQKKIKSALAAGLFAVLCVGEKTREDDDYIGFVRDQVKEGLHGISARRAGKLIITYEPVWAISSQKPKELDSPETTKEMSIFIRRLLVDMYGQAVAVRIPILYGGSVTSKNTHTLLTDGGVDGVLVGRASLTAKEFAKIVDEAALL, from the coding sequence ATGGGTATTTTAACTATGAAAAAATATATTATCGCAAATTGGAAAGAACATCCCGCAACTCTCGTGGAGGCTAAAAAAATGATTCGGGAATTGGAGAGCGCGCTTTCCGCATATAAAAACGTAGTACCGGTAGTATGTGTGCCGTCTCTTTACCTCACGGAGACACGTGCCGCACTTAAAAAAGCAGAGTGCGGTGTGCAGGATATTTTTTGGCGGGAAAGCGGATCGTATACCGGCATGATAGGTGCGGGTATGGCAAAAAGCGCCGGTGCCGCATATGCCATTATAGGTCATTCGGAAAGAAGAGAATATGCGGGGGAGACAAATGACATGACGCAGAAAAAAATAAAATCAGCTCTTGCGGCCGGTCTTTTTGCGGTTCTTTGTGTGGGAGAAAAAACAAGAGAAGATGATGATTATATCGGATTCGTGCGCGATCAGGTAAAGGAAGGACTTCACGGCATATCAGCCCGCCGTGCCGGAAAACTTATCATAACGTATGAACCGGTATGGGCCATAAGTTCGCAAAAGCCAAAAGAACTGGATTCTCCGGAGACAACAAAGGAGATGAGTATTTTTATACGCCGTCTTCTTGTCGATATGTATGGACAGGCGGTAGCCGTGCGTATACCCATTTTGTACGGCGGATCCGTTACAAGTAAAAATACACACACCCTTCTCACTGATGGTGGCGTAGACGGCGTTCTTGTGGGACGAGCAAGTTTAACCGCAAAAGAATTTGCAAAGATAGTGGATGAAGCTGCGTTATTATAA
- a CDS encoding Holliday junction resolvase RuvX: protein MFRCISFEVHFFCTYSRMRCMNVLGIDYGTKRIGIAIGNTEERIAFPRVVLKNDEVIMQVFREFIQKESIECIVLGLPKMLSGKESDMTDEVYTFAKKLEQESTLPIYFEEERFSTKAVRPGTVKKTDIDAASAALILQTYLDRI, encoded by the coding sequence ATGTTTCGTTGCATCTCATTCGAGGTGCATTTTTTTTGTACGTATAGTAGAATGCGCTGTATGAATGTTCTTGGTATAGATTACGGCACTAAACGTATTGGTATTGCAATAGGAAACACGGAGGAGCGTATCGCATTTCCGCGTGTGGTTTTGAAAAATGATGAAGTCATAATGCAGGTGTTTAGAGAATTTATACAAAAAGAATCTATAGAATGTATTGTGTTAGGACTTCCTAAAATGCTTTCCGGAAAAGAATCTGATATGACGGATGAAGTGTATACATTTGCAAAAAAACTCGAGCAAGAATCAACGCTCCCCATTTATTTTGAAGAGGAGCGTTTTTCTACAAAAGCTGTGCGGCCGGGTACGGTGAAAAAAACGGATATTGACGCCGCTTCGGCGGCTCTCATCTTACAGACGTATCTGGATAGAATATGA
- a CDS encoding 50S ribosomal protein L20 gives MTRVKRGTIANKRRRNILKQTKGFRWGRKSKERAAREALLHAGLHAFQDRRKKKRVFRKLWNVQVNAASRLAGTTYSKLIGGMKKANIALDRKVLSLLAQHHVSAFEAVVKKAEGK, from the coding sequence ATGACACGCGTAAAACGAGGAACAATAGCAAATAAACGCCGTCGCAACATCCTTAAGCAAACTAAGGGATTTCGTTGGGGTCGAAAATCAAAAGAACGCGCCGCGCGAGAGGCACTCCTGCATGCGGGACTACATGCTTTTCAAGATCGCCGCAAGAAGAAGCGGGTATTCCGCAAACTTTGGAACGTACAGGTTAATGCGGCCTCCCGTCTTGCCGGTACTACTTATTCAAAACTCATCGGCGGAATGAAAAAAGCAAATATCGCCCTTGATCGTAAAGTGCTTTCCCTTCTTGCTCAACATCATGTATCGGCGTTTGAAGCCGTAGTAAAAAAAGCAGAAGGTAAATAA
- a CDS encoding magnesium transporter MgtC produces MTGHIFLQLILAVFLGMMIGVEREHRRKAAGMRTYALVSMGAALFTIMSVAEFSPLASFGTPDPTRIISQVVVGIGFIGGGLIVLQGDKVMGLTTAAALWVAAAIGIAVGLQMYMVSVFATILTLLVVWAFRFVEEKVPRVDRSVGRSKK; encoded by the coding sequence ATGACGGGGCATATATTTCTGCAACTTATACTGGCGGTATTCCTTGGTATGATGATTGGTGTTGAGCGGGAACACCGGCGAAAGGCGGCGGGCATGCGTACCTATGCGCTTGTTAGTATGGGAGCGGCGCTTTTTACCATTATGTCGGTGGCGGAATTTTCTCCTTTAGCGTCGTTCGGCACGCCCGATCCCACGCGTATCATTTCTCAAGTTGTGGTGGGGATTGGGTTTATCGGCGGGGGACTAATTGTCTTGCAGGGCGATAAAGTTATGGGACTCACCACAGCAGCGGCTCTTTGGGTGGCGGCCGCTATCGGTATTGCAGTAGGGCTTCAAATGTATATGGTTTCCGTTTTTGCTACCATACTTACGCTTTTAGTCGTTTGGGCATTTCGGTTTGTAGAGGAAAAGGTGCCGCGCGTGGACCGAAGTGTGGGAAGAAGCAAGAAATAA
- the pgk gene encoding phosphoglycerate kinase, whose amino-acid sequence MKLRYYNNMVLPLFKSHLAVGKRVIVRVDFNVPLTEDGMISDDFRIMRTLPLLRDVVKRAGHVVLLSHLTEKKEHRSFDVLIKELKRVTGFDIVLAYTVTEALAFEKANPKHVVLLENLRSFPGEMDNSEAFADDLATLADIYINEDFSQSHRPYASIVTLPHRIPSYAGPLFNEEVTKLKEVFEPARPFMVIMGGVKFKTKVNVLDQFIEKADLIFIGGALANTFLAAAGHSTGASPIETDAIPDIQKKYLNKNNIVFPCDVEVDSHEIVSLDGVDDDDFIYDIGPDTLSYLKEQVNAMGMVLWNGPLGFVEKGFSKGTEDLLTVLLACKAHVIIGGGDTIAILRGHDWENKFYHVSTGGGAMLEFLATGTLPGITALEK is encoded by the coding sequence ATGAAGCTGCGTTATTATAATAATATGGTCTTGCCATTATTTAAATCCCATCTTGCTGTAGGAAAGCGCGTTATCGTGCGGGTGGATTTTAATGTGCCGCTTACGGAGGATGGCATGATTAGTGATGATTTTCGGATTATGCGCACATTACCTCTCTTGCGTGATGTGGTAAAGAGAGCCGGGCATGTGGTGCTTTTAAGTCATCTTACTGAAAAAAAAGAACATCGCAGTTTCGATGTTTTAATAAAGGAGTTAAAGCGTGTTACGGGGTTTGACATAGTACTTGCCTATACGGTTACCGAAGCTCTTGCGTTTGAAAAAGCAAATCCGAAACATGTTGTTCTTCTCGAAAATTTACGTTCGTTTCCGGGCGAAATGGATAACAGTGAAGCATTTGCGGATGATCTTGCCACTTTGGCGGATATATATATCAATGAAGATTTTTCTCAGTCTCATAGGCCGTATGCATCTATTGTAACGCTCCCGCACCGTATTCCTTCATATGCGGGGCCCTTATTTAATGAGGAAGTTACAAAATTAAAAGAAGTATTCGAACCGGCACGTCCTTTCATGGTTATTATGGGTGGCGTAAAATTTAAAACAAAGGTAAACGTACTAGATCAGTTTATAGAAAAAGCCGACCTTATTTTTATCGGCGGAGCTCTTGCAAATACGTTTTTAGCGGCCGCCGGACATTCCACGGGAGCATCTCCCATAGAGACGGATGCGATACCTGATATTCAGAAGAAATATCTAAATAAAAATAATATAGTATTCCCGTGTGATGTGGAGGTGGATTCCCATGAAATTGTTTCTCTCGACGGAGTGGATGACGATGATTTTATTTATGATATCGGTCCGGATACGCTTTCATATCTTAAAGAACAGGTAAACGCCATGGGTATGGTATTGTGGAACGGACCTTTGGGATTTGTTGAAAAAGGGTTTTCAAAGGGGACGGAGGATTTATTAACGGTGCTTCTTGCATGTAAGGCGCATGTTATTATAGGAGGAGGAGATACAATTGCGATACTTCGCGGACATGACTGGGAAAATAAATTTTATCATGTTTCAACCGGTGGAGGAGCTATGCTTGAGTTTTTAGCAACGGGAACGTTGCCTGGTATCACCGCTCTGGAAAAATAA